The Terriglobia bacterium genome has a window encoding:
- the vgrG gene encoding type VI secretion system tip protein VgrG has protein sequence MTTYLQADRPLTITTPLGKDDLLPVGFSGREAISQLFGFQLDALAENKTNIAFDKLLGRKITISLRLPGGKQRHINGICKGIRQGGRDHEFTSYRLEIVPELWLLTKRTQSRIFQQLSAPDILKKVLQGLDVSYEIQGAFQPRDYCVQYRETDFGFASRLLEEEGIYYFFKHTQDGHMLVLANTPQSNPDIPEASQLIFGEAMGGLREEDRIHSWEKSQELRSGKCTLWDYCFELPHKNLEAESTILDSVQVGSVIHKLKVGGNDKLELYDYPGMYAQRFDGVDGRGADRPSDLQKVFEDSNRTVGIRMQQEETPGILIMGKSDCRQLVSGHKFDLGRHFNANGQYLTTSVEHFAEFSGGYHSGMKEFEYHNSFTCIPYALPYRPPRITPKPFVKGTQTAVVVGPSGEEIFTDKYGRVKVQFRWDREGQNNSDSSCWIRVGTPLAGRLWGISHIPRIGQEVVVAFEEGDPDQPIILGSVYNAEMTPPYKLPGHKTKTGYKSCSSPGGGGFNEVRFEDKKGEEQMYIHGEKDLDIHIKNNATGWIGKDRTLTVIGKSDQCAKEYHLKADSVVIEAESSISLKVGQSVITVDAAGIKTSTAGKIELDAKGMAEIKGGAAVKVTAVGDTEIKGAIVRIN, from the coding sequence ATGACGACATATCTCCAGGCCGACCGGCCGCTGACGATTACCACGCCGTTGGGCAAGGACGACCTGCTCCCGGTAGGATTTTCCGGCCGTGAAGCCATCTCTCAGCTCTTCGGGTTTCAACTCGATGCACTTGCCGAGAACAAGACCAATATCGCTTTCGACAAGCTCCTCGGCCGGAAGATCACGATCAGTCTGCGCTTGCCCGGCGGCAAGCAGCGTCATATCAACGGCATCTGCAAGGGAATACGTCAGGGCGGCCGGGACCATGAGTTTACCTCCTACCGTCTGGAAATCGTCCCGGAGCTCTGGCTGCTGACCAAGAGAACGCAGAGCCGCATATTTCAGCAGCTCTCCGCCCCCGATATCCTGAAAAAGGTGCTGCAAGGGCTCGATGTCTCTTATGAAATTCAGGGTGCCTTCCAGCCGCGCGATTATTGCGTCCAGTACCGTGAGACGGATTTCGGCTTCGCCAGCCGCCTATTGGAAGAGGAAGGCATCTACTACTTTTTCAAACACACCCAGGATGGACACATGCTCGTCCTCGCCAACACTCCTCAGAGTAATCCCGACATCCCCGAAGCGAGCCAACTGATTTTTGGGGAAGCAATGGGAGGCTTGCGGGAGGAGGACCGAATCCATTCCTGGGAAAAGAGCCAGGAATTGCGCTCCGGCAAGTGCACGCTCTGGGACTACTGCTTTGAACTCCCGCATAAGAATCTTGAGGCTGAAAGCACCATTCTCGACTCCGTGCAGGTAGGCAGCGTGATTCACAAGTTGAAGGTCGGCGGCAACGACAAGCTCGAGCTATACGACTACCCGGGAATGTATGCTCAGCGGTTCGATGGTGTCGACGGACGCGGGGCTGACAGGCCGAGCGATCTCCAGAAAGTGTTTGAAGACAGCAATCGGACCGTGGGGATCCGCATGCAGCAGGAAGAGACGCCTGGCATACTGATCATGGGGAAAAGCGACTGCAGACAACTGGTCAGCGGGCACAAGTTTGACCTGGGAAGACACTTCAACGCCAATGGTCAGTATCTGACAACCAGCGTCGAGCACTTTGCGGAGTTTTCCGGGGGCTACCATTCGGGAATGAAGGAGTTCGAATATCACAACAGCTTTACGTGCATCCCCTATGCCCTGCCGTACAGGCCGCCGCGGATCACGCCGAAACCGTTCGTCAAAGGAACGCAGACCGCCGTCGTGGTCGGGCCCTCGGGCGAAGAGATTTTCACCGACAAGTATGGCCGCGTGAAGGTGCAGTTTCGCTGGGACCGAGAAGGGCAGAATAACAGCGACAGCTCCTGTTGGATTCGGGTGGGCACTCCCCTGGCGGGCAGGCTATGGGGGATCTCCCATATCCCGCGCATCGGCCAGGAAGTCGTAGTCGCCTTCGAGGAAGGGGATCCGGACCAGCCGATCATCCTCGGTTCCGTATACAACGCCGAGATGACTCCGCCTTACAAGCTTCCGGGTCACAAGACCAAAACCGGCTACAAGTCTTGCTCCTCTCCGGGAGGCGGGGGCTTCAACGAGGTCCGATTCGAAGACAAGAAAGGCGAGGAGCAGATGTACATTCATGGCGAGAAGGACCTCGACATCCACATCAAGAACAACGCAACCGGATGGATCGGCAAGGACCGAACTTTGACCGTCATCGGTAAATCCGACCAGTGTGCCAAAGAGTACCACCTCAAGGCGGATAGCGTGGTCATCGAGGCGGAATCAAGCATTTCGCTCAAGGTTGGCCAGTCTGTCATAACCGTGGATGCAGCAGGCATCAAGACCAGCACTGCGGGAAAAATCGAACTCGATGCCAAGGGCATGGCGGAAATCAAGGGTGGTGCCGCCGTGAAAGTCACTGCTGTTGGAGATACGGAAATCAAAGGTGCAATTGTAAGGATCAATTAG
- a CDS encoding type VI secretion system tube protein Hcp, with the protein MAVDMFMEMGDIKGETQDKDFKQKGAVDILAWSWGMSQSGNFHMAAGGGAGKANFQDISFTKWVDKSSPKLMLALSKGTHIAECKLTCRKAGEGQQKYIEITMKPCMVTSLSTGGSGGEDRLTENVTLNFKEVSFQYYVQDEKGNTKLGGEFGWDIAANAPTKS; encoded by the coding sequence ATGGCAGTAGATATGTTCATGGAGATGGGCGATATCAAAGGCGAAACCCAGGACAAAGATTTCAAACAAAAGGGTGCTGTCGATATACTGGCCTGGAGTTGGGGAATGTCGCAGTCAGGCAATTTTCACATGGCTGCCGGCGGGGGAGCGGGCAAGGCCAACTTTCAAGACATCTCTTTCACGAAATGGGTCGATAAATCATCACCGAAACTCATGCTGGCCCTGTCGAAAGGCACGCACATTGCCGAGTGCAAATTGACTTGTCGCAAGGCCGGTGAGGGCCAGCAAAAGTACATCGAAATCACAATGAAGCCTTGTATGGTTACATCCCTTTCGACCGGCGGCAGCGGAGGCGAAGACAGGTTGACCGAAAATGTGACCTTGAACTTCAAGGAGGTTTCCTTCCAGTACTACGTTCAGGACGAGAAGGGAAATACCAAGCTGGGAGGGGAGTTTGGCTGGGATATAGCGGCGAACGCCCCGACCAAATCCTGA
- a CDS encoding PAAR domain-containing protein, whose protein sequence is MFPAARIGDMHVCPMVTPAVAPIPHVGGPITGPGVLNVLIGGQPAAIAGDMATCVGPPDSIIKGSSTVLIGNRPAARLGDVTAHGGSIVAGCPTVLIGG, encoded by the coding sequence ATGTTTCCTGCAGCCAGAATAGGTGACATGCACGTGTGTCCCATGGTAACCCCGGCAGTTGCGCCCATCCCCCATGTCGGAGGGCCCATCACGGGTCCCGGTGTACTGAACGTCCTGATCGGCGGTCAACCGGCTGCGATCGCCGGTGACATGGCCACATGCGTCGGTCCACCGGACAGCATCATAAAGGGTTCGTCCACCGTGCTCATCGGCAATCGTCCCGCAGCCCGGCTGGGCGACGTGACTGCTCACGGTGGGAGCATAGTGGCCGGTTGTCCCACCGTCCTGATCGGCGGCTGA